In the genome of Segatella copri, one region contains:
- the tgt gene encoding tRNA guanosine(34) transglycosylase Tgt: protein MKFELQVTDKASDARTGIITTDHGQIKTPIFMPVGTVGSVKGVHFEELRQQVKAQIILGNTYHLYLRPGLDVIKAAGGLHKFNGWDRPILTDSGGFQVFSLTGIRKLREEGCEFRSHIDGSKHFFTPENVMDTERIIGADIMMAFDECPPGQSDFQYAKKSLELTQRWLDRCFKRFNETEPLYGYQQSLFPIVQGCTFPELRREAAKFIADKGADGNAIGGLAVGEPTEVMYEMIEVVNEILPKDKPRYLMGVGTPQNILEAIERGVDMFDCVMPTRNGRNAMLFTYNGTMNMRNKKWEMDFSPVDPDGCDIDRMTTKAYLHHLFKAQELLAMQIASIHNLSFYLRLVTDARHHIEQGDFVEWKRSIIDQLGTRI from the coding sequence ATGAAATTTGAACTACAAGTAACAGATAAGGCCAGCGATGCACGTACTGGCATCATCACCACCGACCACGGACAGATTAAGACACCTATCTTCATGCCAGTAGGCACCGTGGGAAGCGTGAAGGGCGTCCACTTCGAGGAGTTGCGCCAGCAGGTGAAAGCCCAAATTATCCTGGGCAACACCTACCACCTCTACCTGCGTCCGGGACTCGACGTCATCAAGGCGGCAGGAGGACTGCATAAGTTTAACGGCTGGGACCGCCCTATCCTCACCGACAGCGGCGGCTTCCAGGTATTCTCGCTCACAGGCATCCGCAAGCTCAGAGAAGAGGGATGCGAGTTCCGGTCACACATCGACGGCAGCAAGCACTTCTTCACCCCAGAGAACGTGATGGATACAGAGCGCATCATCGGAGCCGACATCATGATGGCATTCGACGAGTGTCCTCCGGGACAGAGCGACTTCCAGTACGCAAAGAAGAGTCTGGAGCTCACCCAGCGCTGGCTGGACCGCTGCTTCAAGCGCTTCAACGAGACGGAACCGCTCTACGGCTACCAGCAGAGTCTCTTTCCTATCGTTCAGGGCTGCACCTTCCCTGAATTGCGCCGCGAGGCAGCCAAGTTCATCGCCGACAAGGGCGCAGACGGAAATGCCATCGGCGGTCTTGCCGTGGGAGAACCTACCGAGGTGATGTATGAGATGATTGAGGTGGTGAACGAGATTCTGCCAAAGGACAAGCCTCGCTACCTGATGGGTGTGGGTACTCCTCAGAATATCCTGGAAGCCATCGAGCGTGGTGTGGATATGTTCGACTGCGTCATGCCAACCCGCAACGGCCGCAATGCGATGCTCTTCACCTATAATGGTACGATGAACATGCGCAACAAGAAATGGGAGATGGACTTCAGTCCGGTGGACCCAGACGGATGCGACATCGACCGCATGACCACCAAGGCCTACCTGCACCACCTGTTCAAGGCACAGGAGCTCCTGGCGATGCAGATAGCCAGCATCCACAACCTCTCGTTCTACCTGCGACTCGTCACCGATGCCCGCCATCACATAGAGCAGGGCGACTTTGTGGAGTGGAAGCGCTCCATCATCGACCAGCTCGGCACACGAATCTAG
- a CDS encoding LptF/LptG family permease — MKDFKYIRKHRRRLKMGRAIAHRFGWLIPILHRIAKVLGWMGHKLRFLKVLRYLNPLRYIKRLDWYIIKKFVGYYFFSIALIITIAIVFDFNENLAKFTEYHAPTRAIIFDYYANFVPYFANLFSALFVFVAVILFTSKLAGNSEIIAIMASGVSFKRLLRPYLITCVMLSALSYALSAYVIPHGTVVRQNFENMYKNKKKNTSAENVQLQVDKGVIAYIQHYDNNVKRGYGFCLDKFQDKKLVSHLTAMEIQYDTISDSKYHWKLSSWKVRQLKGMKEHITSGAQKDTLIMMEPTDLVYSKGQQETFTSPELKDYISKQINRGSGNVVQYQVEYYKRIASSFASFILTIIGVSLSSRKRKGGMGMALGIGLALSFGYIMLQTVSATFAIQANFPPALAAWMPNIIFAFVAYFCYRKAPR, encoded by the coding sequence ATGAAAGATTTTAAATACATCAGAAAACATCGCAGACGACTGAAGATGGGCAGAGCCATTGCCCATCGCTTCGGTTGGCTGATTCCCATTCTTCACCGCATCGCCAAGGTGCTGGGATGGATGGGGCACAAACTGCGTTTCCTCAAGGTGCTCAGGTATCTCAACCCACTGAGATACATCAAGCGACTGGACTGGTATATCATCAAGAAGTTCGTAGGTTACTACTTCTTCTCGATAGCCTTGATTATTACCATTGCCATCGTGTTCGACTTCAACGAGAACCTGGCGAAGTTTACGGAGTATCATGCGCCGACCCGGGCCATCATCTTCGACTATTACGCCAACTTCGTTCCCTACTTCGCCAACCTCTTCAGTGCGTTGTTCGTGTTCGTGGCTGTCATTCTCTTCACCTCGAAGCTGGCAGGCAACTCTGAAATCATTGCCATCATGGCATCGGGCGTTTCATTCAAGCGACTTCTGCGTCCTTATCTCATCACCTGCGTGATGCTTTCAGCCCTGAGCTATGCGCTCTCCGCCTACGTCATCCCACATGGCACCGTGGTTCGACAGAACTTCGAGAACATGTATAAGAACAAGAAGAAGAACACCTCTGCCGAGAATGTGCAGCTGCAGGTAGATAAAGGTGTCATCGCCTACATCCAGCACTACGACAACAACGTGAAGAGAGGCTATGGCTTCTGCCTGGACAAGTTTCAGGACAAAAAACTGGTGAGTCACCTCACGGCAATGGAGATTCAGTATGATACCATCTCCGACAGCAAGTACCACTGGAAGCTGAGCAGCTGGAAGGTGCGCCAGCTGAAGGGTATGAAGGAACACATCACGAGTGGAGCACAGAAGGATACGCTCATCATGATGGAGCCTACCGATCTGGTTTACTCCAAGGGACAGCAGGAAACCTTCACCAGTCCGGAACTGAAGGATTATATCTCCAAGCAGATCAACCGTGGTTCAGGCAATGTGGTACAGTATCAGGTGGAGTACTACAAGCGCATCGCTTCCTCGTTTGCTTCCTTCATCCTCACCATCATCGGTGTTTCGCTCTCATCCCGCAAGCGAAAGGGAGGAATGGGAATGGCACTGGGCATCGGTCTGGCACTGAGTTTCGGCTACATCATGC